Within the Streptomyces sp. YIM 121038 genome, the region CCGCGCAGATGGTCGTCGACCTTGTCGCTCAGCCGGAGCTTCTTCTCGCCGACCAGCTGGAGCACGACCGTCGCGGTGAAGGCCTTGGTGTTGCTGCCGATCCGCACCTGCCCGTCCCGGGGCACCTGCGCGCCGGTGGCGACGTCACCGACGCCCGCGGTGTACGTACGGGTGCGGCCTTCGCGGTCCGTCACGCTCGCCAGGGCACCGGGCACGCTGTCGGGGTTCACCAGGGCGTTCAGCCCCTTCTGTACGGGGTCCGGCGCGGTGGCGGAGGCCGTCGCCGCGGGGGCGAGGGCGCCGAGGGCCACGACCGCGGTGGCCGCCCACTGCCATGTCTGTGTACGCATGGGTCAACTCCTCATGGGGATCAAAGGGGATCAAGAGGGATCAAGAGGGATCTGTGGGAGGGGGATTAGTCGGTCCGGCAGGTCAGGTCCCTGGCGGGGAGCCTGCCGGTGGTCAGGTAGCGCGTGGCGGCGCCGTCCGCGCAGGAGTTGGTGCCGTTGACGATGTGGCCCTCTCCTTCGGCGACGGTGACCATCCGGGAGCCGCGCAGGGCCCGGTGCATGGCCTGGGCACCGGCCAGGGGGGTGCTGGGGTCCCACGCGTTCTGCACGATCAGCGCGCGGGCCGCGTGGCCCACCTCGGTCGCGGGCTCGCTGCCCGGCTGCCAGAACGCGCACGGCTTGATGCCGGACGCGAAGTCGCCCGACAGCGGATAGCGGGCCTTGTCGCGGATCGCGTCGCGGCGGTAGCGCTCGGGGTCGCGCGGCCACGACGCGCGGGTGTCGGCGCAGAGGACGGCCCAGGCGGCGGCGGTGTCGTTGTCGGCGGGGGTGCCGGGGACGGCGGGGGTGCCGGGCACTCCGGGCGCGCCAGGGCGCTTCCCGTTCTCGCTCCGCTTTCCGTTCTCCGCCGCCTTCTTCAGCCCGGCGACCCACGCGGACGCCTTCCGCACGTGGAAGAACCGGGTGCGCTGAGCGCGGATGCCGTCACCGGTGAGGGGCTGTCCGTCGACGGTGAGGGGCGTGCGGTCGGCCCGCGCGACCAGGTCCCAGAAGGTCTCGCGGACCTCGGCCGGGGTGGTGCCGAGCCCATGGGCCGCGTGCCGCCGGGCGGCCCACCCGCTCCAGCGCGTGAAGGCGGGCTCGGCCCCTTCCGCCATCGCCTGGAACATGCCGCGCCCGTACCGCGCGGGGTCGGCGGCGCTGTCCAGGACGAAGCGGTCGGCCCGCCGCGGGAACATCCGCGTGTAGACGGCGCCGAGGTAGGTGCCGTAGGAGAACCCCAGGTAGGAGATCTTCTTCTCGCCCAGCACGGCACGGACGACGTCCATGTCCCGGGCGGTGTTGCGGGTGGTGAGGTGCCGCAGCACCGCGCCGTTCGCGGCCCGGCACTTGGCGGCCACCGTACGGGCCCACCGCACGTCCTTCGCGAAGGTGCGGGCCCGGTAGGGGTGCTCCAGTGCCTGTTCGCCGGGGGTCAGGCCGCAGCCGACGGGGGAGCTCCGGCCGATGCCCCTCGGGTCGAACCCGATGAGGTCGTACCGCTTCCGCACCTCCTTCGAGATCCGCAGCGCCGGGTCGACCGGCAGACGGAGGCCGGGTCCGCCGGGGCCGCCGGGGTTGAGCAGCAGAACGCCGCGCCGTTCCACCGCGCTTGTCGCCTTCAGGCGGGATATCGCGATGGTCGTCCTTCTGCCGTCCGGGTCACCGTAATCCAGCGGCACTTCGAGGGTCGCGCACTGGAAGGCGGCGGGGCTCCGGGCGTCACAGCGCTGCCAGTGGGGCTTCTGCTGTGCGTACGGGCGAAGGGGGTTTCCGGTCGCGGCGGCTTCGGGTGCGGCGGTTGCCGCCGCGGGTGTCAGGGCCGGTACGAAAGCCGCCGTGATGCCGACGGCCAGAAGAGACGCTGTGCGTGCGGCGCGCGCCACGATGTCCATTCCCATCGGTCAGGCTCCGTCGAACTGGTCGTGGACGCACTGCGCGTACTGCCGGAAGCTGTCGGGCTCGTAGCACTCCTGCGTCTGGTTCGCGTACCAGACGAAGAGGAAGGCGGCCGCGACGGACGCCATGATCGCGAGGGTCGACGTCACCACGCCGGCGACGGCCCTGCCCCGGCCGACGCCCGTGCGCCGGGCCGTCCGCAGGGCGCCGAGGCCCAGGACCAGACCGACGGCACCGAGCAGGCCGCCGACGAAGACGACCGAGGTGCTCAGGCCGACCACGCCGAGGACCAGGGCGGCCCGGGCCGTGCGGTTCCCGCCGCCCGGGGCCCGCGTGCCGTAGCCCTGCGGGCCGGGGACGCCGCGGTGCGTTCCCGTTCTCGCGGGCCATGCCGGGTGGTGCTGGGGCATTTCCAGCTCTTGCGTGTTCATCGGTCGTCCTCCGGTCCGTCGTTCTGGGAAAGATCCTGGATTTCGGAGGCCCGGAAACGCATCACGGAAAAGCGGGAAAAGGGCCTCCCCCGATCGGGGGAGGCCGCCCGTGGGATCTCCGGCGATACTGGACGAATCATGTTGAGGGGAATACGGCCGCTGCTGCGCGGCTCCACATACGCAGGCATGCTGTTCGCCGTTCTCGGCGCCTTCGCGAGCCTTCCGCTGTTGCCTTTCGCCATGCTTCCGGCGCTGGGGTGGCGATCCGCTCCTTATGGCGTTCAGGTCGCTCTGACCCTGCTCGTCTGGGCGGCGCTGATCGGCGCGGTGGGCCTCGCGCGCACCACGCGGCGGGGGCTCGTCGCGGCCGCCCGCCGACTCCTGAAGGTGGCGTTGCCGGATCCCGCGGCCGCGCCCGCCTCCGCCCCCGCCGCCGACCGCCTGCGGACCCCCCTCTGGCTGCTGCTGCACGTGGCCATCGGGTGGACGGGGGCGCTGGCGGGCGGCGTGCTGCTGCTCCTGGGCGTGACCCTGCCGGGCGGCTGGCTCGACGCCGAGCTCGAACTGAGCCTGTTCGGCCGCTCCGCGCGGCCGGGCGACGGCTGGGCGAGCTGGGCGGTGGCGCTCGCCTGCCTGCTGCTCGCGGCGGCCGTGTGCGCCGGGGTGACGGGCGCGCTGCGGTGGCTCGCGCCCCGGCTCCTCGGGCCGTCGGCGGCCGAGCGGCTCGCGCTCGCGGCCGAGCGGGAGCGGGCCCTCGCCGAACGCAACCGCCTCGCCCACGAGCTGCACGACTCGATCGGGCACACGCTCACGGCGACCACGATCCAGGCGGCCGTCGCGGGCGAGGTGCTCGCCGCCGACCCGGTGGCCGCGCGGGCCGCCCTGCGCAGCATCGAGGAGTCGGCCAGGTCCGCCCTCGAAGACCTCGACTACGTGCTCGGCGTGCTGCGCGAGCAGGAGTCGGAGACGGCCCCGACCCGCACCCTGGCCGATCTGCCCGAGCTCTTCGACCGGCTGCGACACGCGGGCGCGGTGGTGGAACCGGACCTCACGGGCGACCTCGCGCAGGTGCAGGGCACGCTCTCCCGGGCCGCGTACCGGATCCTCCAGGAAGGCCTGACGAACGCGCTGCGGCACGGGGCGGGCGGCCCCGTCCAGGTCCGGGTGGCGGCCGCGCCGGACCGCCTCGAACTCCGCGTGGTCAACCGGACCGGGGCGGGTCCCGGCCGGAGCCCGCGCGCCTTCCCGACCTCCGGGCACGGCCTGCCCGGACTCGCCGAGCGCGTACGGCTGCTGCACGGCGAGATGGAGTCCGGAGCCGACGGGCCGCACCACTGGCGGCTCGCGGTCCGGCTGCCCGTACGGTTGCCCGCATGATCGACGCAGGGGCAGGGGCAGGGGCAGGGGCAGGGGCAGGGGCAGCCGCGGACGTGCCGACGAGTCCCGTCGGCGCCGTCACGCCGCACCCCGTACCGAGCCCGGTGGACGCCCCCGCCGCACCCGGCCCCGCCGGCACCCCCGTCACCCTCCTGATCGCGGACGACGACGCGGTGACGCGCAGCGGGCTGCGCGTGCTGCTCGCTGCGCAGCCGGGCATCGCCGTGGTCGGCGAGGCCGCCGACGGAGTCGAGGCGGTCGAGCAGGCGCGGCTGCTGCGCCCCGACGTCGTCCTGATGGACGTGCGGATGCCGCGCCGCAACGGGATCGAGGCCACCCGGCACCTCCTCGCCGACGCGGCCGACCCCCCGAAGGTCGTGGTGATCACCACCTTCGAGAACGACGACTACGTCACCGCCGCGCTCAGCGCGGGGGCCAGCGGGTTCGTGCTCAAGCGGCGTCCGGTCCCGCAGATCGCGGAGGCGGTGCGCGTGGTGGCGGCCGGGGAGGCGATCCTCTTCCCCTCGGCGCTGCGCCGGATGGTGGCCGCCCGCCCGCTGGGCTCCGCCGACGCGCTGCCGAACGCGGCGCTCACCGGGCGCGAGGAGGAGGTGCTGCGGCTCATGGCCACCG harbors:
- a CDS encoding alpha/beta hydrolase, whose protein sequence is MDIVARAARTASLLAVGITAAFVPALTPAAATAAPEAAATGNPLRPYAQQKPHWQRCDARSPAAFQCATLEVPLDYGDPDGRRTTIAISRLKATSAVERRGVLLLNPGGPGGPGLRLPVDPALRISKEVRKRYDLIGFDPRGIGRSSPVGCGLTPGEQALEHPYRARTFAKDVRWARTVAAKCRAANGAVLRHLTTRNTARDMDVVRAVLGEKKISYLGFSYGTYLGAVYTRMFPRRADRFVLDSAADPARYGRGMFQAMAEGAEPAFTRWSGWAARRHAAHGLGTTPAEVRETFWDLVARADRTPLTVDGQPLTGDGIRAQRTRFFHVRKASAWVAGLKKAAENGKRSENGKRPGAPGVPGTPAVPGTPADNDTAAAWAVLCADTRASWPRDPERYRRDAIRDKARYPLSGDFASGIKPCAFWQPGSEPATEVGHAARALIVQNAWDPSTPLAGAQAMHRALRGSRMVTVAEGEGHIVNGTNSCADGAATRYLTTGRLPARDLTCRTD
- a CDS encoding DUF4190 domain-containing protein; translated protein: MNTQELEMPQHHPAWPARTGTHRGVPGPQGYGTRAPGGGNRTARAALVLGVVGLSTSVVFVGGLLGAVGLVLGLGALRTARRTGVGRGRAVAGVVTSTLAIMASVAAAFLFVWYANQTQECYEPDSFRQYAQCVHDQFDGA
- a CDS encoding histidine kinase, coding for MLFAVLGAFASLPLLPFAMLPALGWRSAPYGVQVALTLLVWAALIGAVGLARTTRRGLVAAARRLLKVALPDPAAAPASAPAADRLRTPLWLLLHVAIGWTGALAGGVLLLLGVTLPGGWLDAELELSLFGRSARPGDGWASWAVALACLLLAAAVCAGVTGALRWLAPRLLGPSAAERLALAAERERALAERNRLAHELHDSIGHTLTATTIQAAVAGEVLAADPVAARAALRSIEESARSALEDLDYVLGVLREQESETAPTRTLADLPELFDRLRHAGAVVEPDLTGDLAQVQGTLSRAAYRILQEGLTNALRHGAGGPVQVRVAAAPDRLELRVVNRTGAGPGRSPRAFPTSGHGLPGLAERVRLLHGEMESGADGPHHWRLAVRLPVRLPA
- a CDS encoding response regulator transcription factor, yielding MPTSPVGAVTPHPVPSPVDAPAAPGPAGTPVTLLIADDDAVTRSGLRVLLAAQPGIAVVGEAADGVEAVEQARLLRPDVVLMDVRMPRRNGIEATRHLLADAADPPKVVVITTFENDDYVTAALSAGASGFVLKRRPVPQIAEAVRVVAAGEAILFPSALRRMVAARPLGSADALPNAALTGREEEVLRLMATGLSNPEIAESLTVSMETVKTHVGNVLTKLGAQNRTHAVVIAYESGLVVPGFTG